The following proteins are co-located in the Luteolibacter rhizosphaerae genome:
- a CDS encoding carboxymuconolactone decarboxylase family protein yields the protein MNQDSTLVGRIDPWKAAPEVFKAALALETAVKSFGIDPKILELIKLRASQINGCAHCINLHFNDAVKAGESPQRLNLLPVWREAPHLYTNSERAVLRWTESLTKLPGNHVSDEDYVEISSHFNEAEVARITLAIATINAWNRFGTAFLPTVPATA from the coding sequence ATGAACCAAGACAGCACGCTTGTTGGCCGCATCGATCCATGGAAAGCCGCTCCCGAGGTCTTCAAGGCCGCGTTGGCTCTCGAAACCGCCGTCAAAAGCTTCGGAATCGATCCAAAGATCCTTGAACTCATAAAGCTCCGCGCCTCCCAGATCAACGGCTGCGCTCATTGCATCAACTTACATTTCAACGATGCAGTCAAAGCGGGTGAATCTCCCCAGCGATTGAATCTGCTGCCCGTATGGAGGGAAGCACCTCATCTCTACACGAATTCCGAGCGGGCTGTCCTGCGGTGGACCGAATCCCTCACCAAACTGCCAGGCAATCACGTGAGCGACGAAGACTATGTTGAGATCAGTTCCCACTTCAACGAAGCTGAGGTGGCTCGCATCACGCTCGCGATTGCGACTATCAATGCTTGGAATCGATTCGGGACAGCGTTTCTCCCGACCGTTCCTGCTACCGCCTGA
- a CDS encoding RNA polymerase sigma-70 factor, translated as MSSANDHRPHLFGIAYRMLGRVTEAEDMVQEAYLRYHLELEGSISLPKAWLTKAVTRLCIDQLRSARRQREEYVGSWLPEPIIGENLPDELADTLSTAFMLMLETLSPVDRAVFILREAFDHDYPAISEITGRSEAACRQIVSRAKDKLGRQSTNAPTATEEAERLVREFLSAAQSGELSQLLALLTDDAILYSDGGGKVRAALLPIYGPDRIGRMFMGMRRLNTEGSPPPRFVTINGSPGVVISHGEQGVSVMTFAFEGNRVKAVYVVRNPDKIAGVLP; from the coding sequence ATGTCCTCCGCCAACGATCATCGTCCGCATCTTTTCGGCATCGCATATCGCATGCTCGGACGAGTTACCGAAGCGGAGGACATGGTTCAGGAGGCCTATCTCCGCTACCATTTGGAATTGGAGGGCAGCATCAGTCTTCCGAAAGCATGGCTGACGAAAGCCGTTACTCGTCTCTGTATCGACCAGTTGCGCTCCGCCCGCCGCCAACGTGAGGAATACGTCGGATCATGGCTTCCCGAACCGATCATCGGAGAAAATCTCCCTGACGAGCTGGCCGACACTTTGAGCACTGCGTTCATGCTAATGCTTGAGACGCTTTCTCCGGTCGACCGTGCGGTCTTCATTCTGCGCGAGGCATTTGACCATGACTATCCAGCGATTTCCGAGATCACCGGACGTTCCGAAGCTGCCTGTCGTCAGATCGTCTCCAGAGCCAAGGATAAGCTCGGTCGACAATCCACCAACGCACCTACGGCGACAGAGGAAGCCGAGCGGCTCGTGAGAGAGTTCCTTTCCGCCGCCCAATCGGGCGAACTCTCGCAGCTACTTGCGCTCCTCACCGATGATGCAATACTTTACAGCGACGGCGGCGGAAAGGTTCGCGCGGCGCTTCTCCCTATCTACGGTCCGGACAGAATTGGCCGTATGTTCATGGGGATGCGCCGCTTGAATACTGAAGGGAGTCCGCCTCCAAGATTCGTTACGATCAATGGCAGTCCGGGTGTTGTGATCAGTCACGGAGAGCAGGGGGTCAGCGTCATGACATTCGCTTTTGAAGGAAACCGAGTGAAGGCCGTCTATGTGGTCCGAAATCCAGATAAGATTGCCGGTGTCCTGCCTTGA
- a CDS encoding cation:proton antiporter codes for MVLHFDQSDLLVVFLGISMFAAAFLPRLLWRLPVSMPMAVLAFGFTVFSLPFGLHTLDLLKSGAATEKLAEAVVVISLMGAGLKIDRPFGWSRWQGTWRLLGITMPLSIAAAAWAGWWIAGLAPAAALLVGAAIAPTDPVLASEIQVGPPRRGSRNAEVAKEGDQDNAEEDEFRFVLTSEAGLNDGMAFPFVYAALSLAVNGTLAGWTSHWFAFDVTYRIIGGLLCGLILGNLLGRIILAIPMRNHAATAMVGPGALAATLIIYGATEYIDAYGFLAVFVGAVAIRSERRDHDYHESLHSFSEMAERVLTATVLLALGGALAGGLLAPLNWKLSLVAVLTVLVIRPMSGMAGMIGFTEATWRERIAISFFGVRGIGSIYYMAFALDRHVFPEASRLWAFVGLVVVISIVVHGMLAAPVTRLLDRHGQR; via the coding sequence ATGGTGCTGCACTTCGACCAAAGCGACCTGTTAGTTGTTTTCTTGGGAATTTCGATGTTTGCCGCTGCCTTTCTTCCCCGCTTGCTGTGGAGACTCCCCGTTTCGATGCCGATGGCCGTGCTAGCCTTCGGTTTTACAGTATTCTCGCTACCGTTCGGTCTTCATACGCTCGATCTTTTGAAGTCGGGTGCCGCTACAGAGAAGCTGGCAGAGGCAGTTGTGGTCATTTCCCTGATGGGTGCCGGACTTAAAATCGACCGGCCTTTTGGATGGAGTCGATGGCAGGGAACATGGCGTCTACTCGGCATAACCATGCCCCTGTCCATTGCCGCCGCCGCTTGGGCAGGCTGGTGGATTGCCGGCCTGGCCCCTGCCGCAGCCTTGCTGGTGGGTGCGGCCATCGCTCCTACCGACCCCGTTCTCGCATCAGAAATTCAAGTCGGTCCACCCCGGCGGGGCTCCCGAAACGCCGAGGTCGCCAAGGAGGGCGATCAAGACAATGCCGAAGAAGACGAGTTCCGGTTCGTGCTTACATCCGAGGCTGGCCTGAACGACGGCATGGCCTTCCCATTCGTCTACGCCGCTCTCTCTTTGGCAGTGAACGGCACTTTGGCCGGTTGGACCAGCCACTGGTTCGCTTTCGACGTCACCTATCGAATCATTGGAGGGCTTCTCTGCGGGCTGATTCTAGGCAATCTCCTGGGCCGGATCATTCTTGCAATACCCATGCGGAACCATGCGGCGACCGCGATGGTGGGTCCTGGGGCATTGGCTGCTACTCTAATCATCTACGGAGCGACGGAATACATCGATGCTTACGGATTCCTCGCCGTCTTTGTGGGAGCCGTGGCCATACGAAGCGAGCGGCGCGATCATGACTACCACGAGTCCCTCCACTCTTTTTCAGAAATGGCCGAGCGAGTTTTGACGGCCACCGTACTGCTCGCGCTCGGCGGTGCTCTCGCGGGTGGGCTCCTGGCCCCGCTCAACTGGAAGCTCTCGCTGGTGGCCGTCCTGACCGTGTTGGTGATTCGACCGATGAGCGGAATGGCGGGAATGATCGGGTTTACAGAAGCGACATGGAGGGAGCGAATCGCCATCAGCTTTTTCGGGGTCCGTGGAATAGGGTCGATCTACTACATGGCGTTTGCCCTCGACCGGCATGTTTTTCCCGAAGCGAGCCGCTTGTGGGCGTTTGTGGGGCTCGTCGTCGTAATCTCGATTGTAGTTCACGGCATGTTGGCAGCACCGGTTACGCGCTTACTGGACCGTCACGGTCAAAGGTGA
- a CDS encoding sensor histidine kinase has product MRLYQFISDNIDQIVREWEEFARKIWPAGDQGPRLLRDHADEMLLAVIKDMQRPQSPSEQRGKATGEGPTSRESELVDHSSVRHAASRAESGFDLRSLVAEYRALRASVLHLWSLQSDQEPEHQIGDMTRFNEAVDQLLAKSIVHYAERIDHSREIFLGILAHDLRTPLHALAMVSGMLEQHGDLSGLALKMASQIAVSVRAMEKMISDLLEFTGMRLGAKMIVARQVMDLEKLCLEVVEEMRAAHPSHTFSLVCDIDPSGAWDRARLRQVISNLLGNAVQHGSPTAPISLFLEDNGGDVLLGVRNFGVPIPKEFRSVIFDPLRRNSGSDLSRPPGSIGLGLYIAREVASAHGGSINVQSDENETVFIVRLPREVGGDSRST; this is encoded by the coding sequence ATGCGGCTTTACCAGTTCATTTCGGACAACATTGATCAGATTGTTCGGGAATGGGAGGAGTTCGCCCGGAAAATCTGGCCCGCCGGAGACCAGGGCCCCCGGCTGCTTCGCGATCACGCCGACGAGATGCTTCTTGCCGTCATCAAGGACATGCAACGTCCCCAGAGTCCTTCCGAACAGCGCGGGAAAGCTACCGGCGAGGGGCCGACCTCGCGCGAAAGCGAGTTGGTGGATCATTCGTCTGTAAGACATGCTGCGAGCCGCGCAGAATCCGGCTTTGATCTTCGATCCTTGGTCGCTGAATACCGGGCCCTTCGCGCCAGCGTTCTACATCTATGGAGCCTCCAATCCGATCAAGAGCCAGAACATCAGATCGGCGATATGACCAGATTCAACGAGGCCGTGGATCAGTTGCTGGCCAAATCGATCGTCCATTACGCTGAGCGTATCGACCACTCGCGGGAGATATTCCTCGGAATTCTTGCGCATGATCTGAGAACACCGCTTCATGCGCTAGCCATGGTTTCAGGGATGCTCGAGCAGCATGGCGATCTTTCCGGGCTGGCTCTCAAAATGGCATCCCAAATTGCAGTCTCCGTCCGAGCCATGGAGAAAATGATCAGTGACTTGCTGGAATTTACGGGGATGCGGCTGGGAGCGAAAATGATCGTAGCGCGCCAGGTCATGGACTTGGAGAAGCTTTGCCTTGAAGTCGTAGAAGAAATGAGGGCGGCGCATCCATCACACACTTTTTCCCTCGTCTGCGATATTGATCCCTCGGGGGCGTGGGATCGCGCACGCTTGAGACAGGTCATTTCCAATTTGTTGGGGAACGCCGTACAGCACGGCTCGCCGACTGCCCCGATAAGCTTGTTCCTAGAGGATAATGGAGGAGATGTTTTGTTGGGGGTTCGCAACTTCGGGGTGCCCATTCCCAAAGAATTCCGTTCTGTAATTTTCGATCCACTCCGCCGCAATTCGGGCAGTGACCTTTCAAGACCCCCTGGAAGCATCGGGCTGGGACTCTACATCGCGCGCGAGGTGGCGTCGGCCCATGGCGGCTCGATCAACGTGCAGTCAGACGAAAATGAGACAGTGTTCATTGTTCGGCTTCCTCGTGAAGTAGGCGGGGATAGCAGATCCACCTAG
- a CDS encoding DUF4112 domain-containing protein, translating into MGDVIRIPGTVIRIGLETILGLLPWPGDTVASLVGLAIRGRSAPVAHWPA; encoded by the coding sequence ATGGGCGACGTCATCCGGATTCCGGGAACCGTCATCAGGATCGGTCTGGAGACTATTCTTGGCCTACTCCCATGGCCTGGAGATACAGTCGCATCGCTCGTGGGTCTGGCGATACGAGGCAGGTCTGCACCGGTAGCACACTGGCCAGCGTAA
- a CDS encoding excinuclease ABC subunit UvrA, producing the protein MPLEPRPDARKDIPPCVHVRGARENNLKNVDVDIPRDAFVVFTGVSGSGKSSLAFGTLFAEAQRRYLESVSPYARRLIDQAGVPEVDTISGLPPAVALQQQRGATNTRSSVGSVTTISSLVRMLYSRVGEYPPDQPMLYAEDFSPNTVQGACPACHGLGRVYEATEKTMVPDDSLTIRERAIAAWPPAWHGQNLRDILVSLGYDIDTPWRKLSKKVRDWILFTDEQPTVPVYAGLTPEQTRVARKRGTEPSYQGTFTGARRYVLETFANTKSALMKKRVSRYLIGRDCPVCAGKRLKKEALSVNFCGLDVAEFGELSFEGLVALLAPIARGDLSHIKDLSSDQTLDKQACVAATERRVAAGGSAHRGAPDVRRTSSVSEEKRLTAQRLCSELLERLHPLIDLGLGYLSLDRSTPTLSPGELQRLRLATQVFSQLFGVIYVLDEPSAGLHPADGEALLTVLRGLLSAGNSLFIVEHDLDIIRQAEWLVDVGPGAGSEGGRVIYSGPPDGLGKIKASITRRYLFDLQPPEARTPRTARDWLRLEGIARNNLLGLDIDIPIGCFTAVTGVSGSGKSSLVGQALPELIQEQLGGDPPESEDEELDPLLEIAQEKTSGRIVSGMEHIRRLVRVDQKPIGRTPRSNLATYSGLFDHVRRLFAATPAARRRRYGPGRFSFNVAEGRCPTCEGEGFVMVELLFLPSVYAPCSSCQGSRYNAPTLEIEWREKNIAQVLAMTVGEACEFFAGEENVMRSLLVLREIGVGYLRLGQPATELSGGEAQRIKLATELQRAQRGNTLYILDEPTSGLHPADADRLMRQLQGLVDAGNTVIVVEHDIRSIAQTDWVIDLGPGAGENGGRIIASGTPVEVSEAKSSRTAPYLRALFNRIVAAK; encoded by the coding sequence ATGCCGCTGGAACCCCGCCCTGACGCCCGGAAAGACATTCCTCCCTGCGTCCATGTTCGTGGCGCGCGGGAGAACAATCTGAAGAACGTGGATGTCGATATTCCGCGCGATGCGTTTGTTGTCTTCACCGGGGTTTCCGGTTCAGGGAAATCGTCGCTTGCCTTCGGCACGCTGTTCGCTGAAGCACAGCGACGGTATCTGGAGTCAGTCTCGCCCTACGCCCGCCGTCTGATCGACCAGGCAGGCGTTCCGGAGGTGGATACCATCAGCGGGCTGCCTCCGGCGGTGGCCTTGCAGCAGCAGCGCGGCGCAACCAACACCCGCTCCTCGGTGGGCAGCGTCACGACCATCTCCAGCCTGGTGCGAATGCTGTATTCCCGGGTCGGTGAATATCCGCCGGATCAGCCAATGCTTTACGCCGAGGATTTTTCACCCAACACGGTGCAGGGCGCCTGCCCGGCCTGCCATGGGCTGGGGCGCGTCTATGAGGCGACCGAAAAGACGATGGTGCCCGATGATTCGCTAACGATCCGCGAGCGTGCCATCGCGGCTTGGCCCCCGGCTTGGCACGGGCAGAACCTCCGCGATATCCTCGTCTCTCTGGGATACGACATCGACACGCCCTGGCGCAAACTGTCGAAGAAGGTGCGCGACTGGATACTCTTCACAGACGAACAGCCCACCGTCCCGGTCTATGCGGGCCTCACCCCGGAACAGACCCGTGTCGCCCGCAAGCGGGGCACCGAGCCCAGTTACCAGGGAACTTTCACCGGCGCGCGCCGCTATGTGCTGGAAACCTTTGCCAACACCAAGAGCGCCCTCATGAAGAAGCGGGTGTCGCGCTATCTCATAGGCCGGGACTGCCCCGTTTGCGCCGGCAAGCGATTGAAGAAAGAGGCGTTGTCGGTGAATTTTTGCGGGCTGGACGTTGCCGAATTTGGTGAACTTTCGTTCGAGGGACTCGTGGCCCTGCTCGCACCAATTGCGCGGGGCGATCTATCCCATATCAAAGACCTCTCCAGCGACCAGACCCTCGACAAGCAGGCCTGCGTCGCTGCCACCGAGCGTCGCGTCGCGGCGGGCGGTTCCGCCCACAGGGGCGCGCCTGACGTTCGCCGGACCTCTTCGGTTTCCGAGGAAAAGCGCCTCACTGCCCAGCGCCTGTGCTCGGAGCTGCTGGAGCGGTTGCATCCGCTGATCGACCTTGGATTGGGCTACCTCTCCCTGGACCGCAGCACGCCCACGCTGTCCCCTGGCGAGCTGCAACGCCTCCGGTTGGCCACCCAGGTGTTCTCCCAACTCTTCGGCGTGATTTACGTGCTGGACGAACCGTCGGCGGGATTGCACCCGGCAGATGGCGAGGCGTTGTTGACGGTATTGCGCGGCCTGCTATCGGCGGGAAATTCACTCTTCATCGTCGAACACGATCTGGACATCATCCGCCAGGCAGAGTGGCTGGTGGACGTGGGGCCAGGCGCGGGAAGCGAGGGCGGGCGGGTGATCTATAGCGGGCCTCCCGACGGGCTTGGAAAAATCAAGGCTTCGATCACCCGGAGGTATCTCTTCGACCTGCAACCGCCGGAAGCCCGTACTCCTCGAACGGCCCGCGACTGGCTGCGGTTGGAAGGAATCGCCCGCAACAATCTGCTCGGCCTCGACATCGACATTCCCATAGGCTGCTTCACCGCGGTGACCGGAGTGTCCGGATCGGGAAAATCCAGCTTGGTCGGCCAGGCGCTACCGGAACTGATCCAGGAACAGCTCGGTGGCGATCCGCCCGAATCCGAGGACGAGGAACTCGACCCGCTTCTGGAAATCGCGCAGGAAAAGACCTCTGGTCGCATTGTGAGCGGCATGGAGCACATCCGGCGTCTCGTGAGGGTGGATCAGAAGCCCATAGGCCGCACTCCGCGATCGAACCTCGCCACCTACAGCGGCCTTTTCGATCATGTGCGCCGACTCTTCGCCGCGACACCGGCCGCGCGACGCCGTCGTTACGGCCCCGGCCGATTCTCCTTCAACGTGGCGGAGGGCCGCTGCCCTACCTGCGAAGGGGAGGGCTTTGTCATGGTCGAACTACTGTTCCTCCCCAGCGTTTACGCACCCTGCTCCTCCTGCCAGGGTTCCCGGTATAACGCCCCGACGCTTGAGATCGAGTGGCGCGAAAAGAACATTGCCCAAGTGCTAGCCATGACAGTTGGAGAGGCATGCGAGTTCTTCGCGGGGGAAGAGAACGTCATGCGCTCGCTCTTGGTGCTCCGCGAGATCGGAGTCGGCTACCTGCGCCTCGGCCAGCCGGCGACGGAACTCTCCGGGGGCGAAGCCCAGCGAATCAAACTGGCCACCGAACTGCAAAGGGCGCAACGCGGCAATACCCTTTACATCCTCGACGAGCCGACCTCGGGCTTGCATCCCGCCGACGCCGACCGCCTGATGCGTCAGCTCCAGGGCCTCGTGGATGCGGGAAACACCGTCATAGTCGTCGAACACGACATACGCTCCATCGCCCAGACCGACTGGGTGATCGATCTCGGTCCCGGCGCTGGTGAGAATGGGGGGCGCATCATTGCCAGCGGCACCCCCGTCGAGGTCTCCGAGGCAAAAAGCAGTCGCACCGCGCCATATCTCCGGGCGCTCTTCAATAGGATCGTGGCAGCCAAGTAG
- a CDS encoding HNH endonuclease produces MAERIGLEQEKRSGGDWSTGYSFQRGAFFIFCNVGTAGRTGHDYPNRFEGDRLRWSGKTGTRLDQPQVRQLLSGDHEVYVFFRSGDRDPFEFAGIGTAVEQEDGPPIRVLWSFDRDPAPRPAETPGEIRGQTFREGAMVQVTVNAYERNPAARRACIDHYGCSCQVCGFDFEETWGDLGTDFIHVHHLKEISSIGDEYEVDPINDLIPVCPNCHAMLHRRRPALMLEELRIKQSRHGSGPSLPT; encoded by the coding sequence GTGGCGGAACGTATCGGGCTTGAGCAGGAGAAAAGAAGCGGGGGTGATTGGTCTACCGGCTACTCCTTCCAAAGGGGAGCCTTCTTCATTTTCTGCAACGTCGGCACTGCGGGCAGGACCGGCCACGATTACCCGAACCGGTTCGAAGGCGACCGCCTGCGTTGGTCTGGGAAAACCGGGACTCGCCTCGATCAGCCGCAGGTTCGGCAGCTACTGTCGGGCGACCATGAAGTTTACGTCTTCTTCAGATCCGGTGATCGTGATCCCTTCGAGTTCGCCGGGATAGGAACAGCTGTGGAGCAAGAGGACGGACCGCCGATTCGAGTTCTTTGGTCGTTCGACCGCGATCCGGCTCCTCGCCCAGCCGAGACTCCCGGCGAGATCCGTGGCCAGACGTTTCGTGAGGGGGCAATGGTCCAAGTGACCGTCAATGCCTATGAACGGAACCCTGCGGCACGTCGGGCCTGCATCGATCACTACGGCTGCTCGTGCCAGGTGTGCGGGTTCGACTTCGAAGAGACCTGGGGTGATCTGGGAACGGACTTCATCCACGTCCATCACCTCAAGGAGATTTCCAGCATCGGGGATGAATACGAGGTGGACCCAATCAACGACCTGATCCCGGTTTGCCCGAACTGCCACGCGATGCTGCACCGCCGCCGACCTGCGCTTATGCTGGAAGAGCTTCGAATCAAGCAATCACGGCACGGTAGCGGCCCTTCTCTGCCGACCTAA
- a CDS encoding trypsin-like peptidase domain-containing protein, translating to MKKLGIISVLVAVILGIYGSACNRAGSEEDYWSGVLGRQKHYGFSQSRYNETQDKIDSYSRGRIETRNLAFGAAGVAAVLGFMLILIAPKAASDAQARAARHLTRSKKDSSPISGSPEATSFTLSCDELRLFIEFALRRGEFGRIGSSPEMEISLPLMGLAEEECAISLDEAGVLWLIREGKEQPVELEPPAYFRAGPYRFLVREKVEVPATPAPPPAKAGPALAEPPAPAPKRRSPKAAIAVLSVVCLAAAIWFAVQNAKDREVPAAPASTQTALIPQSDPAPKAASAVASEAKPPPSDKAETEAETAKATPSAAPDSPPVAEPKETDTIDLEKLAKVVSPCVFRVEVVDEAGTAIGLGTGFAVSSDGLVATNFHVVEHGAKFALITQQGARFDNAQLVAEDPASDLAVLKIEAKDLPFLKLAASSDVPVGRRVAVFGSPQGLGGTLSEGIISATPRDLKERLPDQLLPNGGVLLQTNAPISQGSSGSPLFDSEGRVIGVMTMILHGASQPQNLNFAVPVEALKPLIPKTGFQWPFFGRQRPKPGDSTAEMKVPDKGSKPSEVAPMADPAYRELRAKIEKQEWVEAMKLAGALVEKYPKAAVIHFDYAYCASALRLDRQAELSYLKVLEILPNDAATWHNLGIAIANQNQTERSLAAFERAVALKPDAAGSWRQIVIGNVVLGNWPKATTALNTLDQVNPAESKELSRFLSRFRLGDAGFRQAVAGNLSKKLGNIAKDGAVRVRVVGVGANDTLSVRSGPGATFSVVTAVANGTEMFVTGRSEVNGTTEWVPVEDGNWSGWVAARFLAPVD from the coding sequence ATGAAAAAGCTCGGTATCATTTCTGTCTTGGTGGCAGTTATCCTGGGAATCTATGGGAGCGCCTGCAATAGAGCGGGGAGCGAAGAAGATTATTGGAGCGGCGTCCTTGGACGGCAAAAGCACTATGGCTTCAGCCAATCGCGATACAACGAGACCCAAGATAAAATCGACTCGTATTCCAGAGGACGAATTGAAACGCGGAATCTCGCGTTTGGTGCTGCTGGAGTAGCCGCGGTTTTAGGCTTCATGTTGATCCTTATCGCGCCGAAAGCCGCCAGTGACGCACAGGCCCGGGCCGCACGACATTTGACCCGTTCTAAAAAAGACTCATCGCCTATTTCGGGTTCCCCCGAAGCTACGAGCTTCACGTTGAGCTGCGACGAACTCAGGCTTTTCATCGAGTTCGCGCTGAGGCGTGGCGAATTCGGTCGAATCGGCTCCTCGCCGGAAATGGAGATTTCCTTGCCCTTGATGGGGTTGGCCGAAGAAGAATGCGCTATCTCTCTGGACGAGGCCGGAGTCCTCTGGCTGATCCGGGAAGGAAAAGAGCAGCCCGTCGAGTTGGAGCCGCCCGCGTACTTCCGTGCCGGTCCCTATAGGTTCCTCGTTAGGGAAAAAGTGGAAGTTCCTGCGACGCCAGCGCCACCACCAGCGAAAGCCGGACCAGCATTGGCTGAGCCACCCGCGCCCGCCCCCAAGCGCCGATCCCCGAAGGCTGCAATCGCGGTTCTGTCCGTCGTCTGTCTCGCCGCCGCAATCTGGTTCGCGGTTCAGAACGCCAAGGACAGGGAGGTCCCGGCTGCCCCTGCGTCGACGCAGACAGCATTGATCCCCCAATCTGATCCTGCCCCCAAGGCTGCATCAGCGGTCGCGTCAGAAGCGAAACCACCTCCGTCGGATAAGGCGGAGACCGAAGCTGAAACCGCCAAAGCCACGCCATCCGCTGCACCTGATTCTCCGCCGGTTGCGGAGCCAAAAGAAACGGACACGATCGATCTTGAGAAGTTGGCAAAGGTGGTGAGTCCTTGCGTTTTTCGTGTCGAGGTGGTCGACGAAGCGGGCACAGCCATCGGTTTAGGAACCGGCTTCGCTGTCTCTTCGGACGGGCTGGTGGCGACCAATTTCCATGTGGTCGAGCACGGTGCGAAGTTTGCGCTGATTACCCAGCAGGGAGCAAGGTTCGACAACGCTCAGCTCGTAGCCGAAGACCCGGCCTCTGACCTTGCTGTTCTAAAGATCGAGGCAAAGGACCTTCCGTTTCTTAAGCTCGCCGCCTCAAGTGATGTGCCGGTTGGCAGGAGGGTTGCGGTTTTCGGGAGTCCCCAAGGCCTGGGAGGTACGCTTTCGGAAGGGATTATCTCAGCCACACCGCGAGACCTGAAGGAGCGCTTGCCGGACCAACTGCTGCCCAATGGAGGCGTTTTGCTCCAGACCAACGCTCCTATTTCTCAAGGGTCGAGTGGTTCGCCGCTCTTTGATTCCGAAGGCCGGGTCATCGGGGTCATGACGATGATACTCCATGGCGCGTCTCAGCCGCAAAATCTGAATTTCGCAGTTCCGGTTGAAGCACTAAAACCACTGATTCCAAAGACTGGGTTTCAATGGCCGTTTTTCGGCCGTCAACGTCCAAAGCCAGGGGATTCAACAGCTGAAATGAAGGTGCCGGACAAGGGCTCCAAACCGTCCGAAGTTGCTCCTATGGCTGACCCGGCCTACCGGGAGCTACGCGCAAAAATTGAGAAGCAGGAATGGGTGGAGGCAATGAAGCTCGCAGGTGCGCTCGTAGAGAAGTATCCGAAGGCAGCGGTCATTCACTTCGACTACGCCTATTGCGCATCTGCTCTCAGGCTGGACCGCCAGGCGGAGTTGTCATACCTCAAGGTTTTAGAGATTCTTCCGAACGATGCTGCAACCTGGCACAATCTTGGAATCGCAATCGCGAACCAGAACCAGACGGAGAGGTCCCTAGCTGCCTTTGAGCGTGCTGTTGCACTGAAACCTGATGCGGCAGGCTCCTGGAGACAAATTGTGATCGGCAACGTTGTCCTTGGGAACTGGCCCAAGGCGACCACAGCGCTCAACACACTCGATCAAGTCAATCCGGCTGAATCAAAAGAACTCTCCCGCTTTCTTTCCAGATTCAGGCTTGGCGACGCCGGTTTCAGGCAAGCAGTGGCCGGGAACCTTTCAAAGAAGCTCGGAAACATCGCCAAGGACGGCGCAGTCAGGGTTCGTGTAGTCGGGGTCGGAGCGAACGACACGCTTTCCGTTCGCTCAGGTCCGGGTGCCACCTTTTCGGTTGTGACTGCGGTCGCCAACGGCACGGAGATGTTTGTGACTGGGCGATCCGAGGTCAATGGCACCACCGAGTGGGTGCCGGTAGAAGATGGCAACTGGTCCGGTTGGGTTGCCGCGAGATTCCTCGCGCCAGTCGATTAG
- a CDS encoding JAB domain-containing protein, whose product MRFIIREHRVVRIGEPRPSSQGDNPEAIYRYFNEVVAADPAHEPDKEHLVVLFLNTRLEIFGWHLAGLGTLNEVSFHPREVLRPAIMSGAYGFVLTHNHPSGDPSPSISDDRCTRRLVEASDVLQIRFLDHLIVGDPLAGRKPWFSFRESGIIV is encoded by the coding sequence ATGCGTTTCATCATCCGCGAACATCGTGTGGTCCGTATCGGCGAACCACGACCGTCCAGCCAAGGCGACAACCCCGAAGCGATCTACCGCTACTTCAACGAGGTCGTCGCTGCCGACCCGGCCCACGAGCCGGACAAGGAGCACCTGGTTGTGCTGTTCCTGAACACCCGGCTGGAGATCTTCGGATGGCACCTGGCCGGCCTCGGAACTCTAAACGAGGTGTCGTTCCATCCAAGGGAGGTCCTTCGGCCAGCGATCATGAGCGGTGCGTATGGCTTCGTGCTCACCCACAATCACCCATCAGGTGATCCAAGTCCGAGCATCAGTGATGACCGATGCACCAGACGCTTGGTGGAGGCGTCCGACGTGTTGCAGATTCGGTTCTTGGATCATCTGATCGTCGGTGACCCCCTGGCCGGGCGGAAGCCTTGGTTCTCGTTCCGAGAGAGCGGGATCATCGTGTGA
- a CDS encoding helix-turn-helix domain-containing protein, whose amino-acid sequence MKAEPVEFGKKLGGVFLAERERKKLSKTRLSEMAGVARAGIVLFERGDRMPSIHICKALADALGVPLSRLVKRAEKLMEELE is encoded by the coding sequence GTGAAAGCGGAACCAGTTGAATTTGGGAAGAAACTTGGCGGTGTTTTCTTGGCGGAACGCGAACGCAAGAAGCTCTCGAAGACTCGTCTTTCGGAAATGGCAGGTGTAGCTCGGGCGGGAATCGTTCTCTTTGAGCGCGGCGACAGGATGCCGTCGATTCACATTTGCAAAGCTCTAGCCGATGCGCTGGGAGTTCCGCTCAGTCGTCTGGTGAAGCGCGCTGAAAAGCTGATGGAGGAGCTGGAGTAA